One Obesumbacterium proteus DNA window includes the following coding sequences:
- a CDS encoding integrase domain-containing protein, translating into MAKLNKSLVTLARQAGGSFKTVSDRMKIADRLADRLLKMNIQIRDAGNLKTQHIALYIKSRLSEDISKRTLQNEMAAIRAILRTAGKTFMANPEHEKLSNAALGISGTSREGTKVAIPDDVYKETLDKIREVDAGAAIAMELSRHLGLRTEETMQSVKSLMTWQKVLQSDQEKVRIVFGTKGGRPRDTTIIDRQTLLSVVNNAIRFMKNNNGKLIDKAVIHLAIERYRNIVRVAGLVGKYAPHSLRYAYSRDAMKYHLDKGFSQKEAEALVSMDLGHGDGRGHYVTRVYNKAGKDE; encoded by the coding sequence AGACCGTTTCCGACAGAATGAAAATAGCCGATCGTTTGGCAGACCGTTTATTAAAAATGAATATTCAAATTCGCGATGCCGGGAATTTGAAAACACAGCATATTGCGCTTTACATAAAAAGCCGGCTTTCAGAGGATATCTCCAAACGTACGTTGCAAAATGAAATGGCAGCAATCCGGGCGATACTTCGCACTGCGGGTAAAACGTTTATGGCTAATCCAGAGCATGAGAAATTAAGCAACGCGGCGTTAGGTATTTCAGGAACCAGCCGAGAGGGTACCAAAGTCGCTATTCCTGATGATGTATATAAAGAGACTCTTGATAAAATCCGTGAAGTCGATGCGGGTGCTGCGATCGCCATGGAATTATCGCGACATCTTGGTTTACGTACGGAAGAAACGATGCAATCTGTTAAGTCATTAATGACCTGGCAAAAGGTTCTTCAGAGTGACCAGGAAAAAGTCAGGATTGTCTTCGGTACGAAAGGGGGGCGACCTCGCGATACGACGATAATTGATCGCCAGACGTTGCTTAGCGTCGTAAATAATGCAATACGCTTTATGAAAAATAACAACGGGAAACTGATAGATAAAGCGGTGATACACCTTGCCATTGAACGATACCGTAATATTGTCAGAGTGGCCGGTCTTGTTGGTAAATATGCTCCTCACAGTTTGCGATATGCTTATTCAAGAGATGCCATGAAATACCATTTAGACAAGGGATTCAGCCAGAAAGAAGCCGAGGCATTAGTGTCCATGGATTTAGGCCATGGAGACGGTCGGGGACATTACGTGACTCGTGTTTATAATAAGGCAGGCAAGGATGAGTAA